Below is a genomic region from Methanolobus sediminis.
TTCCCATGACAGGGAATGGGAAAGTAAAGCAATAAAGGTAATTGATTTCTCTTGTGGTGTGAACTGATGGTAACGTATGATATCAGTCTTGAAGGCATATTTTTTTCATTCTTCCTGCTCCTTATACCGGTTCTAATAAGCTATTATCTGGGTCTGAAGCTCATTTCATCAACTCTTGAAAGTGCAGTAAGAATGGTTCTACAACTACTCTTTGTAGGTGTTTTTCTAACTTTTGTGTTTGACCTGAATAATCCAATACTCAATATTGTGTGGGTGCTTGTCATGGTTTTTGTGGCTTCGCACACCGTTCTGAAAAATGCGGAATTGAAAACACGAAGTCTGCTGCCATTGCTTACTATTTTCATGGCAGTGACAAATTATGCTATGTTGCTCTACTTCAATAAATTCATAATAGACCTTACTGATCTTTTTGATGCAAGATATTTCATACCCATAGCTGGCATGGTGCTGGGCAATTCTCTTAAAGCCAATGTAATTGGAATGGAAAATTTCTGTAGCGAGATACAGAGGAATGAGAATAGATATCTCTTTCGCCTGTCAATGGGTGCTGAAAAGACCGAGGCACTTGTTCCTTATCTTCGTAAAAGCATCAGGGTTGCACTAAAGCCTACAATTGCAAACATGGCTACAATTGGAATAGTTTTCCTTCCTGGAATGATGACCGGTCAGATTCTTGCCGGTGCAAGCCCTCTTGTTGCAATAAAATATCAGATTGCCATCATGCTTGCAATATATGTTACAACCATGGTGAATGTACTTCTGGGTGTGCTTGTCCTGATATACAGAGGTTTTGATGAGTATGGGATGTTCAAAAAAGAAATGCTTAGGAATTCCTGAGTTTTTCAGTTTACACTGCTGCTCAGGTGCAGCCCTATCACGCCTATTATAATGAGAGCCAGGAATGCAATTCTGATAGGGGGCATGGGTTCGCCAAATCCAAAATGACCTATAAGGGATATCATGGCAACACCGAGTCCTGCCCATATTGCATAGGCTATGCTGACATTAATTTTTTCCAGGGCAATAGTGAACGATATGAAACTTATTCCATAGAATACAAAAATAAGTATGGATGGCAGAGGCTTTGTCAGGCCTTCAGAAAGTTTCATGCATGTTGTACCACATATCTCAAAAATGATGGCAAATGCCAGGTAAAGATAGCTCATAATTTCTCATATCTTTTATTTTATACTTCTTTATTAAAAGTTATTACATTTTCGCAGAGAATCTACTGATTTTATCGGTATTTCAAACAAATGAAGTTTTTGAAGCTATGAGATAAACTATAACATGCATTTTAAACCAAATGCTTTTGTATTAGCCTTGTATTTATCAGGGAGTACATCAATTACAGGAAATCATTCTATGATTAAAAACATAGATTTCAGAGGGATAATTAACTCCATGGGCCTTGTCTTTGGAGATATCGGTACAAGTCCAATATATACTCTCACAGTTATATTCATCATTACTAAGCTTACAGAAGAACACGTACTGGGTGTTCTCTCTCTTATTTTCTGGACACTCATCATACTTGTGACAATAGAATATTCCTGGCTTGCAATGAGTCTGGGTAAAAAAGGTGAAGGCGGAACCATTGTACTAAAAGAGATTCTTGTTCCGCTGCTCAAATCCGGCAGATCGGTAACTGTTATTACATTCTTATCTTATGTGGGTATATCTTTCCTTTTGGGTGATGGTGTTATCACTCCCGCAATCAGTATTTTAAGTGCTGTGGAAGGATTGCGTGTGATTCCGGGCCTTGAATCCATTACCCAGAACACATTGATTTTGATTGCCGGAATCATTGCAATAGGTCTTTTTTCAATTCAAAGGAAAGGTACTGAAAAGATAACATGGGTCTTTGGGCCATTGATGGTTATATGGTTTGCTACACTTGCTTTTTCTGGTGTTATTTCTATTTTCTC
It encodes:
- a CDS encoding ABC transporter permease is translated as MVTYDISLEGIFFSFFLLLIPVLISYYLGLKLISSTLESAVRMVLQLLFVGVFLTFVFDLNNPILNIVWVLVMVFVASHTVLKNAELKTRSLLPLLTIFMAVTNYAMLLYFNKFIIDLTDLFDARYFIPIAGMVLGNSLKANVIGMENFCSEIQRNENRYLFRLSMGAEKTEALVPYLRKSIRVALKPTIANMATIGIVFLPGMMTGQILAGASPLVAIKYQIAIMLAIYVTTMVNVLLGVLVLIYRGFDEYGMFKKEMLRNS
- a CDS encoding DMT family transporter, producing the protein MSYLYLAFAIIFEICGTTCMKLSEGLTKPLPSILIFVFYGISFISFTIALEKINVSIAYAIWAGLGVAMISLIGHFGFGEPMPPIRIAFLALIIIGVIGLHLSSSVN